A portion of the Ricinus communis isolate WT05 ecotype wild-type chromosome 10, ASM1957865v1, whole genome shotgun sequence genome contains these proteins:
- the LOC125371342 gene encoding 30S ribosomal protein S7, chloroplastic-like — MKKIQQKTETNPLSVLRQAIRGVTPDIAVKARRVGGSTHQVPVEIGSTQGKALAIRWLLGASRKRPGRNMAFKLSSELVDAAKGSGDAIRKKEETHRMAEANRAFAHFR; from the coding sequence ATGAAAAAGATTCAACAAAAGACAGAAACAAATCCACTATCTGTTTTACGTCAAGCAATACGTGGAGTAACTCCCGATATAGCAGTAAAAGCAAGACGTGTAGGCGGATCGACTCATCAAGTTCCCGTTGAAATAGGATCCACACAAGGAAAAGCACTTGCCATTCGTTGGTTATTAGGGGCATCCCGAAAACGTCCGGGTCGAAATATGGCTTTCAAATTAAGTTCCGAATTAGTGGATGCTGCCAAAGGGAGTGGTGATGCCATACGCAAAAAGGAAGAGACTCATAGAATGGCAGAGGCAAATAGAGCTTTTGCACATTTTCGTTAA